From Oncorhynchus tshawytscha isolate Ot180627B linkage group LG11, Otsh_v2.0, whole genome shotgun sequence, the proteins below share one genomic window:
- the LOC121847744 gene encoding uncharacterized protein LOC121847744 isoform X2 — protein METDTETKLESGSVPYTELGRSELEPEEMWVMQKEEENEERENVDITLMLGRREEEDRQMGAIEEDSRDSGSFSPEENRDALSSGVSIEEGELEEERMEWEKREERRSLETDGASSSTGSLSSREDNGEVFDISSAEKMVTPARPRNTEDLFAARHSSAVWEGTHV, from the exons atggagacagatacagagacaaagCTAGAGAGTGGCTCTGTGCCATACACAGAGTTGGGGAGATCAGAACTTGAACCAGAGGAGATGTGGGTGATGCagaaggaagaagagaatgaagagagagagaatgtggacaTCACACTGAtgctggggaggagagaggaggaggacagacagatgggAGCCATTGAGGAGGACAGCAGAGATTCTGGAAGTTTCTCTCCGGAAGAGAATAGAGATGCTCTTAGCAGTGGAGTTTCAATTGAAGAGGGtgaactggaggaggagaggatggaatgggagaagagggaagagaggcgcAGTCTGGAGACAGACGGGGCCAGCAGCTCCACAGGATCCCTGAGCTCCAGAGAGGACAACG gtgaggtGTTTGACATTTCTTCAGCGGAGAAGATGGTGACACCAGCACGACCGCGGAATACTGAGGACCTGTTTGCTGCCAGACACAG CAGTGCAGTCTGGGAAGGCACACACGTTTGA